A single Paenibacillus sp. FSL R5-0517 DNA region contains:
- the ppc gene encoding phosphoenolpyruvate carboxylase, with translation MTETMVTASKSQSNNLLRRDVRFLGNILGEVLVHQGGTELLDIVEKIRETSKSLRAEFLPELYAEFKTMIQELDSDNRHQVIRAFAIYFQLVNIAEQNHRIRRKRDYERSAGDAVQPGSIEKAVQDLKERGLSHTEVEEILDDLSLELVMTAHPTEAMRRVILDIHKRISEDVMLLDNPTLTLREREQLREKLLNEVITLWQTDELRDRKPTVLDEVRNGMYYFHETLFHVLPDVYQELERCLNKFYPDHDWHVPTYLRFGSWIGGDRDGNPSVTSDVTWQTLLMQRKLALREYQRIMIELMGHLSFSTNIIHVSDELVQSIEQDRSCVTLKKVDMWRNEKEPYRIKLAYMIAKLNNVLDENKLGQADRYHSAQDLIDDLMIIDRSLRHHFADYVADTTIRKMIRQVELFGFHTAALDVRQHSQEHENAMSEILAKMNIVEDYARLTEDGKIDLLARLLDDPRPLTSPYHQYTEGTKECLDVFRTIKRAQNEFGTGCITSYLISMTQGASDLLEVMVFAKEVGLFTKGNNGEVVSTLQAVPLFETIDDLHAASDIMQKLFNLPVYRASVKGRNELHEIMLGYSDSNKDGGVVTANWELRVAMNAITAVGNEHGVKLKFFHGRGGALGRGGMPLNRSILAQPPHTIGGGIKITEQGEVISSRYSLQGIAYRSLEQATSALITAALNGLEPQESESERHWDSIIKEISQVSLTKYQDLIFRDPDFFTFFKESTPLPEVGELNIGSRPSKRKGSDKFEDLRAIPWVFAWTQSRYLLPAWYAAGTGLQSFYQDKEENLVVLKEMYASFPFFRTLIDTVQMAVAKADLVIAKEYSAMTSNKEARDRIYGQIESEFKLTKELILKITGEAEILDDVPVIQESIRLRNPYVDPLSYMQVQLLSELRDMRERGEDDTELLREVLLTINGIAAGLRNTG, from the coding sequence ATGACTGAAACTATGGTAACCGCCAGCAAAAGCCAATCCAACAACCTGCTTCGGCGAGACGTGCGGTTCCTGGGCAATATACTCGGAGAAGTTCTTGTCCATCAAGGCGGCACGGAGCTTCTAGATATCGTTGAGAAGATTCGGGAAACGAGCAAATCGTTGCGTGCAGAATTTCTGCCAGAACTCTATGCAGAGTTCAAAACGATGATCCAGGAATTAGACTCGGACAATCGTCATCAGGTTATTCGGGCATTCGCTATTTATTTTCAATTAGTTAATATTGCTGAACAAAACCATCGGATCCGGCGTAAACGGGATTATGAACGTTCTGCAGGGGACGCTGTGCAGCCAGGATCGATTGAGAAAGCAGTACAGGATCTTAAGGAACGTGGATTGTCTCATACAGAGGTGGAAGAGATTCTCGACGATTTGTCGCTTGAACTCGTTATGACAGCTCATCCAACCGAAGCCATGCGCCGGGTTATTCTGGACATCCACAAACGGATATCCGAAGATGTCATGCTACTTGATAATCCTACGCTGACGTTGCGTGAACGTGAACAGTTGCGTGAGAAACTGCTGAATGAGGTTATTACACTCTGGCAGACAGATGAACTTCGCGACCGCAAACCGACTGTACTTGATGAAGTGCGGAACGGGATGTACTACTTTCATGAAACGTTGTTCCACGTACTTCCGGATGTATATCAGGAGCTGGAACGCTGCCTGAACAAATTTTACCCTGACCATGACTGGCATGTGCCGACGTATTTGCGGTTCGGTTCCTGGATCGGTGGAGACCGGGATGGAAATCCTTCGGTAACTTCAGATGTAACATGGCAGACGTTGTTGATGCAGCGCAAGCTCGCTTTGCGTGAATACCAACGGATTATGATTGAACTTATGGGCCATCTCAGCTTCAGCACGAACATCATCCACGTATCGGATGAGCTGGTGCAGTCGATTGAGCAGGACCGTAGTTGTGTAACGTTGAAAAAAGTGGATATGTGGCGGAATGAAAAAGAGCCATACCGCATCAAATTGGCCTATATGATTGCCAAGTTGAACAATGTATTGGATGAGAACAAATTAGGTCAGGCTGACCGTTATCATAGCGCTCAGGATTTGATTGATGATCTGATGATTATTGATCGAAGTCTGCGCCATCATTTTGCCGATTACGTAGCGGATACAACTATTCGCAAAATGATTCGTCAAGTTGAGTTGTTTGGTTTCCATACCGCAGCATTGGATGTGCGTCAGCACAGTCAGGAACATGAAAATGCGATGTCGGAGATTTTGGCGAAAATGAACATTGTAGAAGATTATGCGCGTCTGACTGAGGACGGTAAAATCGATCTGCTTGCTCGTTTGCTTGATGATCCCCGTCCGCTTACTTCTCCTTATCACCAATACACGGAGGGAACCAAAGAGTGTCTGGATGTTTTCCGTACCATTAAGCGTGCCCAGAACGAATTTGGGACCGGCTGTATCACAAGTTACCTGATCAGTATGACACAGGGCGCAAGTGACTTGCTGGAGGTTATGGTATTTGCCAAGGAAGTAGGCTTATTCACCAAAGGAAACAATGGTGAGGTTGTATCTACACTTCAAGCGGTACCGCTGTTTGAAACGATTGATGACCTTCATGCGGCTTCGGACATTATGCAGAAGCTATTTAACCTTCCTGTATACCGTGCAAGCGTAAAAGGACGGAATGAACTACATGAAATCATGCTAGGTTATTCCGACAGTAACAAGGATGGCGGAGTGGTTACAGCCAACTGGGAACTGCGTGTAGCAATGAATGCGATCACGGCTGTAGGTAATGAACACGGCGTTAAGTTGAAGTTCTTCCATGGACGTGGCGGAGCTCTTGGACGTGGCGGCATGCCACTCAATCGCAGTATTCTTGCTCAACCACCCCATACCATTGGTGGAGGCATCAAGATTACAGAGCAGGGAGAGGTTATTTCTTCTCGTTACTCCCTTCAGGGAATTGCATACCGTAGTCTGGAGCAGGCAACTTCTGCACTGATTACAGCAGCACTGAATGGTCTTGAGCCGCAAGAATCAGAATCCGAGCGTCATTGGGACAGCATCATCAAAGAGATTTCACAAGTATCTTTGACGAAATATCAGGATTTGATTTTCCGTGATCCGGACTTCTTTACCTTCTTCAAGGAATCCACACCGCTTCCAGAGGTGGGTGAACTGAATATTGGTTCGCGTCCGTCCAAACGGAAAGGTAGCGACAAGTTCGAAGATCTGAGAGCAATTCCTTGGGTATTTGCTTGGACGCAAAGTCGTTATCTGCTTCCAGCATGGTATGCGGCAGGAACAGGGCTACAAAGTTTCTATCAGGATAAAGAGGAAAATCTGGTTGTCCTAAAAGAAATGTATGCAAGCTTCCCATTCTTCCGCACGCTGATTGATACGGTTCAGATGGCTGTAGCGAAGGCAGATCTGGTAATTGCCAAAGAGTACTCAGCCATGACTTCCAACAAGGAAGCACGGGATCGCATATATGGACAAATCGAATCTGAATTCAAGCTTACAAAAGAGCTTATTCTGAAAATTACCGGAGAAGCTGAAATTCTGGATGATGTACCGGTTATTCAAGAATCCATTCGTCTTCGTAACCCTTATGTTGATCCGTTGTCCTACATGCAGGTCCAGCTTCTGAGTGAGCTCAGAGATATGCGTGAACGTGGTGAGGACGATACGGAACTGCTCAGAGAAGTGTTGCTGACAATCAATGGTATCGCTGCAGGGCTGCGTAATACAGGTTGA
- a CDS encoding WGxxGxxG family protein → MKKATTIIASVLLVASLAGPAAADNHMTKGMDTNGSRVQSYQDSNYMNRTNTNMNMNMDGNYRNNGDYRTNSVRANAATTNRDNGMDWGWLGLLGLLGLAGMRRRVTDHNER, encoded by the coding sequence ATGAAAAAAGCTACAACGATTATTGCTTCTGTGCTTCTCGTCGCCTCTTTAGCTGGTCCTGCTGCTGCTGATAATCATATGACCAAAGGAATGGACACCAACGGTTCACGTGTCCAGTCTTATCAGGACAGCAACTACATGAATCGCACAAATACCAACATGAACATGAACATGGATGGGAACTACCGCAACAATGGTGACTATCGTACGAACAGTGTTCGTGCTAACGCCGCAACAACCAATCGGGATAATGGCATGGATTGGGGCTGGCTCGGTCTGCTGGGACTCCTCGGTTTAGCAGGTATGCGTAGAAGAGTAACCGATCACAACGAGCGCTAA
- the cdaA gene encoding diadenylate cyclase CdaA, giving the protein MNYFADLTWTESIKDVIDILIVTYIMYKLILLVRGTRAVQLLKGILFLVLIWALSTWLNLYTLKWLMNQMFTFGVVAVFIIFQPELRRGLEQLGRGKLFGRSAAASDEELTVLIGEIIKSVNYLSRRKIGALVVFERETGLNDYTESGIKMHSLVSSELMINIFIPNTPLHDGAVIIQGKQISAAACYLPLSENPFISKELGTRHRAAIGITEVADAICLVVSEETGQVSLAMNGQVVRDIKEESLIAKLYEELRPTSNLKKNGWTTFWKRKGGRNNG; this is encoded by the coding sequence ATGAATTATTTTGCTGACTTAACGTGGACAGAGTCCATTAAGGACGTTATCGATATATTGATCGTTACCTATATTATGTACAAACTGATTTTGCTTGTGCGGGGTACACGTGCTGTTCAGCTCCTGAAAGGAATTCTGTTCCTTGTGCTGATCTGGGCATTAAGTACGTGGCTAAACCTGTATACGCTCAAATGGTTAATGAACCAAATGTTTACGTTTGGTGTCGTTGCGGTGTTCATTATCTTTCAGCCGGAACTGCGTCGTGGTCTGGAGCAATTGGGACGCGGTAAGCTATTTGGTCGTTCAGCGGCAGCGAGTGATGAAGAGTTAACGGTGTTAATTGGTGAAATTATTAAGTCTGTTAATTATCTGTCACGGCGTAAAATCGGCGCATTGGTCGTATTTGAACGTGAAACGGGTCTGAACGATTACACAGAATCGGGTATTAAGATGCACTCTCTGGTCAGCTCGGAGCTGATGATTAACATCTTTATTCCAAATACACCGCTCCATGATGGAGCCGTCATTATACAAGGGAAACAGATTTCGGCGGCAGCTTGTTATTTGCCATTATCAGAGAATCCGTTTATCAGTAAAGAATTGGGGACACGCCATCGTGCAGCCATCGGGATCACCGAAGTTGCAGATGCGATCTGTTTGGTTGTCTCCGAGGAGACCGGACAAGTATCACTGGCAATGAACGGACAGGTCGTTCGTGATATTAAGGAAGAATCACTGATTGCCAAACTGTATGAGGAGTTGCGCCCTACATCCAATCTGAAAAAGAATGGTTGGACAACCTTCTGGAAACGGAAGGGAGGACGTAACAATGGATAA
- a CDS encoding zf-HC2 domain-containing protein — MDCNSAVSLMHECLDESLSPAQKVELKSHLVICPDCRMRFKELEQTEMLLFAMKHYSPSASDELTNRIMNALPQPKRQQIWLKWVKGHPALTAAAFFLVVMLFSALNFWNQNNEMVVKGNNLDQIVIQGNTVIVPEGKSIAGDLTIENGTAQVYGDVNGNLTVIDGQLFQASTAHISGQVKSIDQALDWVWYKITNMVNEVAYR, encoded by the coding sequence ATGGATTGCAACTCGGCCGTCTCTTTAATGCATGAATGTTTGGATGAGTCGTTGTCCCCGGCCCAGAAGGTTGAATTAAAAAGTCACCTGGTGATCTGTCCGGATTGTCGCATGCGCTTTAAAGAGTTGGAACAGACGGAAATGCTACTCTTTGCCATGAAACACTATTCACCGTCTGCCTCTGATGAGCTGACCAATCGAATTATGAATGCTCTGCCCCAGCCCAAGAGACAGCAAATATGGCTCAAATGGGTCAAAGGACATCCCGCGCTGACGGCGGCAGCCTTCTTTTTGGTCGTGATGCTCTTTAGCGCCTTGAATTTCTGGAATCAGAATAACGAAATGGTTGTTAAGGGAAATAATCTGGACCAGATCGTGATTCAGGGTAACACGGTTATTGTTCCTGAAGGTAAGTCAATTGCTGGCGATCTTACGATAGAAAATGGAACCGCACAAGTATATGGTGATGTGAACGGCAATCTGACGGTTATCGACGGACAACTGTTTCAGGCTTCAACGGCGCATATTTCGGGTCAGGTGAAAAGTATTGATCAAGCGCTGGACTGGGTCTGGTACAAAATAACCAATATGGTAAATGAAGTGGCTTATCGCTAG
- the sigW gene encoding RNA polymerase sigma factor SigW: protein MDNLENRLVRLVLKGDQRAFAEIVELYKDKLFHLAYRMLNNRHEAEDVVQETFLRVFRNMEKYDPNQKFSTWIYRIATNLCIDRLRRKKPSYSLDAELNDQEGSDGYAMLPSDDRTPESEALLSETQTLIREAIDSLPAKYKSVMILRYLQDLSLQEISDVTGMPVTTIKTRVHRGRDFLRKKLEYKL, encoded by the coding sequence GTGGACAATTTGGAGAATAGGCTTGTGAGACTGGTGCTTAAAGGCGACCAGAGAGCCTTCGCAGAAATCGTTGAACTATATAAGGACAAGCTGTTTCATTTGGCATATCGGATGCTGAACAATCGTCATGAAGCTGAGGACGTTGTGCAGGAGACGTTTTTGCGTGTGTTTCGCAATATGGAGAAGTATGATCCGAACCAGAAGTTTTCAACCTGGATCTACCGGATCGCCACCAATCTGTGTATTGACCGACTGCGCAGAAAGAAACCTTCATACTCTTTGGATGCTGAACTGAATGATCAGGAAGGATCGGATGGTTATGCGATGCTTCCGAGTGATGATCGTACACCAGAGAGTGAGGCACTGCTGTCAGAGACGCAAACGCTCATTCGTGAAGCCATTGACAGTTTGCCAGCCAAGTATAAGTCCGTTATGATTCTAAGGTATTTACAGGACTTGTCGTTACAGGAAATCAGTGACGTGACAGGTATGCCCGTAACAACGATCAAGACACGCGTTCATCGGGGCCGTGATTTTCTACGTAAAAAATTGGAATACAAGTTATAA
- a CDS encoding CdaR family protein, protein MDKWFNNNNFAKILALAVSLLLWFMIHLDEVPTTPTITTGTTNKVVERTVPVQPYGLDSNSYVLTSLSTDEVRLEIKGQRSMLTSIFTNDDYKVLVDLSQVKDGSNTLPLVPDLPSGVEVVSMEPSMVTVNVEKLGTKSFNVNIVPEGEPSAGYSAGAPVIEPSTPVKVTLPEGQLEAVAKVQGSLSVKDAKEDVIQKKVKLQAYDAEGKVLENAIITPQTVEVRVPVSQPYTSIPLRIKYSGQLPEGLVLSTVEPSVKEVSVYGSEDALAGIQSYDQVTLDLTQFDQSGTSTVNVDLTPPSGFEKIEPSSIQLKVTISPFDEAEETTKVFPNVPITLTGAGNGLEGTLVTPRSGGLNLTLTGSPSMLEGLSSEDIKLTGDLAGLAVGTHEIKLEADLPRFAKLDESSNALSATVKISEKAEDTTTTPSEEPTDEGTVAPDPSPAEVENGGTEPVPDEEETESNTDTQDQGQQGNTNSRGNLNNNNSGTGSKSGTNP, encoded by the coding sequence ATGGATAAGTGGTTTAACAATAATAACTTCGCCAAAATACTTGCGCTTGCGGTGAGTCTGCTGCTCTGGTTCATGATTCATCTGGATGAAGTACCAACCACCCCTACGATTACAACAGGCACAACCAATAAGGTTGTGGAACGTACGGTGCCTGTTCAACCTTATGGATTAGACAGCAACAGCTATGTGCTTACTTCTTTAAGTACGGATGAGGTCCGGTTGGAGATTAAAGGACAGCGTTCGATGCTCACATCGATTTTTACCAATGACGATTACAAGGTACTGGTGGATCTGAGCCAAGTGAAAGATGGGTCGAATACACTGCCGCTTGTACCTGATTTGCCATCCGGGGTGGAAGTAGTAAGTATGGAGCCTTCCATGGTTACCGTGAATGTAGAAAAATTGGGCACCAAATCCTTCAATGTGAATATTGTACCCGAAGGGGAACCATCCGCCGGATACAGCGCTGGAGCGCCCGTGATTGAACCTTCGACGCCGGTCAAGGTAACTCTGCCGGAAGGGCAACTCGAGGCAGTAGCGAAGGTCCAGGGCAGTCTGAGCGTAAAAGATGCCAAGGAAGATGTCATACAGAAAAAAGTGAAACTTCAAGCATATGATGCTGAAGGTAAGGTCCTTGAAAACGCGATTATAACGCCTCAAACGGTTGAAGTCCGAGTTCCGGTCAGTCAGCCCTATACATCTATACCCTTAAGAATCAAATATTCGGGACAGCTACCAGAAGGCCTGGTTCTCTCCACAGTAGAGCCTAGCGTGAAAGAAGTCTCGGTTTATGGATCTGAGGATGCGCTTGCGGGTATACAGTCCTACGACCAAGTAACCCTTGATCTTACCCAGTTTGATCAGTCGGGTACATCGACAGTTAACGTGGACTTGACGCCGCCTTCCGGTTTTGAGAAAATCGAGCCTAGTTCGATTCAGCTCAAGGTAACCATATCACCATTTGACGAGGCAGAGGAGACAACGAAAGTCTTTCCGAACGTCCCCATCACACTTACCGGTGCGGGAAATGGACTGGAAGGGACGCTGGTTACGCCTCGAAGCGGCGGTCTGAACCTTACACTCACAGGCTCACCAAGCATGCTTGAGGGTCTGAGTAGTGAGGATATCAAGTTGACAGGTGATCTTGCTGGACTTGCGGTTGGAACGCATGAGATCAAGCTTGAAGCCGACCTGCCCCGTTTTGCCAAACTGGATGAATCGTCCAATGCTCTGAGTGCAACGGTCAAAATTAGTGAAAAGGCTGAAGACACAACGACTACTCCTAGCGAAGAGCCGACTGACGAGGGAACGGTAGCACCTGACCCTTCACCAGCCGAGGTCGAAAATGGGGGAACTGAGCCTGTTCCTGATGAAGAAGAAACGGAATCGAATACGGATACTCAGGATCAGGGCCAACAGGGGAATACAAACAGTCGAGGTAATTTAAATAATAATAACAGCGGTACTGGCAGTAAAAGTGGCACGAATCCGTAA